The Centroberyx gerrardi isolate f3 chromosome 8, fCenGer3.hap1.cur.20231027, whole genome shotgun sequence genomic sequence GAGTTCAGGTCTCAGTGGATATCCAAACACTTGCAATATGGTGCCACCACTTCAGGTCACAATGAGGACATTCCTGCCTCTCTTACGCCCCTGTGTGGTTGTTTGTGTCGTCGTCACCCTCTCGTCTTTTCCAGATCTACAACAGAAATAAACATTTGTTACCACAGAAGGATCCATATTCATGAAGCTTCTAAACAAGTACAAATCTAGGATCCTTTGTTAGGCAGTTTGACTATATAAACTTCACTATGACTTAAAATGCAATCTGGTCTCAAATAAGATTCATCCAATATGGGTGACCAACCCACCATTCAATGTTGGGGAAATTCTAGGATTAATctctgcctttaaatgaaaaattaatttaCAACTAAACATAACtgaataattaaatgaataataacatatgcaaaaaataaaaattaaaaatgaattgcaggttttacagaatTTTTTATGTAGCTGCAGTCAGGGAGGAACCCCCTTCATATTGGCAGTGGACAAGCATGACAGGCCAATATCCAATAAGAGGCCAATATCGACACAATACCtctatatcagcaaaccaatatatcggtctaaccctagtctccAATCAGTACATCTGTACAAGTAAGTTATGTATGCAGACTTAGGGATGCAGCCTATATTTTGCTGGGTTAGTGCTGGTGGCACTTGGTGTAACATTTTCAGTTGATGGGCAGCACTTGATTTGGTGATCCCAGTGGAGCCAAACCAATAAACAATGTGTCACTGTCCACAGACTCACTGTATTCACCAACTTTTAGCTTTTACAACAGGCACAATATGATTATGACAGGAGAGGAATGTGTCGTTTCAGGAGTGGCAGAACTTGCCTGGATGTAGGCCTCCGACAGCGTGATCATCTGGGGGAGAATGTCGGTCACCTGCAGGTCCTGCATCTCATACCACTTCCCAGTGCCCTGatcaaccacaacaacaacacatcaaTACTGAGCTTCAATGACGTCAATGCAACACATACTAACAGAATGCTTGCTTGGTCATAACATAATTGAAagggtttgttgttttgtctgtggttAATGCCAAGAGAAATCAGGAAAAATTCAGGAATATTTAGCTGCAACATACATGATGCAAGACATGTATTCTGTACGCTCCCTCAGTGGGCTTCCCATCATGCACCACATTGGCGACCAGGTCATAAGTTGTGTGCTTCTCTGTTGCTTGGGCTTCTTCTGTCAAGTACTCACGAAGGTCTACATTCCTGGTGAAGCAAATATAATGATTAAAATATACACATTCATAATAAGGACAAAACATAAGTGCGTGACACCATTGCTCATAGAGTTACAATATAAAATGGAGGTAAACCCAAACAGAGACTCTTCATTATACAGTTGTACGGTTGTGATGGAATCTGATCCTCTGTAGCTCACTGATACTGTGAAGGTTTTATTTCCTCAATGTGGCCACatgtgctaaaaatgtatgcacctCATGGTACTGTTGAATAAAAGCCTTCCGCCAGAACGCCATACTGTGTCTTAAGACAAATGAACAGCACTTACGTGATAGGGAAGTTGACAATGGTGGGGTTCTTTTCCACAAAGAAGTTGTTCTTGGTGAATCTTTTGATGCAAAAGATGAGGTACGGAGGCAGTTTGGTCAACTGGaactttttgagaaaattctcttTGTAGGTTTTGTATTCCTGAATGCAAATGACACAGAAAACGGTGCACAGATACAAAGTGTGCTGAAGTTATAATACTTGCGTCAATCTGTCGTCTGAAGGAAGCAGTGTGAACTGCTGCAGTAATTAcacattttgtttcagttttgacTAAATGTGCATTGTAGTCACATTTTAATCATATCATCCAGTtttagtctaaaaaaaaaatcgtacATGACGTAGACagtaaagacattttaatataGATTATGGTCACATTGAtttatgtcacttttttgttgttttcctacTTTGAAGGACTGCAGTACCAGAGCCATAAAATCAAGCGGTCACAGTTCTTTTATTGTGGCCCCGGTTGCCATGGAAATTAACAAGGCTCATTATCAGAGGCAAAAAGATGTGATATTCAAACTGAAAGAGCACTAAACTCTTAGATTGTTAATTTTAATGTCACTTTTTTGTCAATGACATTCAAACATTTTTATTCTAGTCTTTACTTGAAGTTCACAATGTCTAGTTTTGATCTCATtgcagtaatgtaaaacaggACCATCGACTTGTTTTCCATCATTCTTGCTAATGATTATAACACTAGAGGGTGCAGTCGGTACCTTCTCTGTGCTGCCGTTGAATTTAGCCAGGATGTTGAAGAGAGGGACCTGCGGGATTATAAGCTGCTCCTTCTCATCCTTGTACAGTGGAGCTGTtgggaggtcaagggtcaggaaCAGGAAGGTGGACTCAGACATCTCCTCCTGGTACTCGTCCTTCAGGAGCAacgcctccttctcctctggcggctgaaaaaaataaaataaaatgaaattaaaaaaaactgtgactTCTGACAGAGAACTTAAAATCACATGTCACCAACCATAAGATTCACAGTCAACCACTGATTGACAGTCTCAGTAGAGGCAGATTTGAAGGCActtataaaatacatattataTCTGCCCTGGTTCGGTTTGCATTTTATCTGAGAAACAGAACCTCATCAGTGACAatttttcatcctcctcctctagcATTTCTTTCAGGGTCCCTCAAGTTTCTATTCTAGATCCAATTGTCTTCCCCATTTGCATTTTCCTACTGGGTTGTGCCATTCATTTACTTTcactgtttcacacacacaatacccaGTTTGATCTCCCAGCTTTATCTCCAGTGCAAATTCATCTCAGGAACTGGCTTGATGACATTAAATGTTGGACGGCCCAAAACTTTCTCCAGCTAAACGAGAGAAGATCTGAACTTTTTTCATTTGGAGCCCCTGATTCCATCAAAATTATTACAAAAACCTTGGGCCAGTTAGCCACTTATGTTAAACCCTATGCCAAATATCATGGTGTGATCTTTAATTCAGCCACCAGTTTGACAAGAAGGTCAATTcagtttttcagctcagaactATCTTCGAAGCACTTTGGTCAACAATGGTCAACTTACTAAATCTGGGTGTGGAAGCTTCTTGGAGAAGATCCGCATGGAGCCTTGAAATACTTTGGTAATGATTGCTGTAATGGCAGAAAGACAGATGAGGACAGAGGTTAATTCTTGTTTCTCTAacagacataaaaacaatggCAAAACTTGCCAGCTCAAATACTAAAGGAAAGTAAGACTAGTTGGCGCAAGTAGACTTTTTTGCAAATTTCGGGCAAAATCATCCCCATTTAGTATTAAAAAGTATTGCAGTTTTTCCTTCTAATCCAATTTACCATTAGAGTTGTCTAAATTTCACTGATATTTATATTGCTATTACCAGAGAATCAAATCATAAATTCCAATTTGACCTGATTCACCAACAACTCTCATGCCAAATAAACATCTGAATATCACACGAAAAAGAGTAATGTTCTTTAATTACATATATATTATGATCCAACAATAAGAGATTAAAACCCCCTGTATCTCCTCCCACTCACATGGCTTTTTCTTTGTGCCTCCAAGAGCGCCATGCAGGGCGTTCAAGAACCAAGACAGGAAGTCCACAGCATCCCCTGCAGAACAGACAACAATCAATCAGCAACACAGCTCATTCTCCACTGGGCAGCATGTGCTAAAGGCCTATTTGCTGTGAATCCTCTATTCTTGAGAACTGAAGCACGCTGTGCAACACTGTATTCTGGTAACATGTGCGCTACCTTGCTTGGTAATCTGGAAGTTCTTCTTGCTGCACAGCACCACAGCCTGCAACATCTCATGGGGAGACACGTGAGCTTTGAAGTTCCTCGGGTTCCACAGTTTGCGCATCAGCTCACCAAACC encodes the following:
- the usp39 gene encoding ubiquitin carboxyl-terminal hydrolase 39, whose translation is MVSLKRERDIELDDDDEEDGVAAKIGRGRDTEDRRSRHCPYLDTINRSVLDFDFEKLCSISLSHINVYACLICGKYFQGRGLKSHAYTHSVQFTHHVFLNLHTLKFYCLPDNYEIIDSSLEDITYVLKPTFTKQHISGLDKQGKLYRAYDGTTYLPGIVGLNNIKANDYANVVLQALSNVPPLRNYFLEEENYRGIRRPPGDIMFLLVQRFGELMRKLWNPRNFKAHVSPHEMLQAVVLCSKKNFQITKQGDAVDFLSWFLNALHGALGGTKKKPSIITKVFQGSMRIFSKKLPHPDLPPEEKEALLLKDEYQEEMSESTFLFLTLDLPTAPLYKDEKEQLIIPQVPLFNILAKFNGSTEKEYKTYKENFLKKFQLTKLPPYLIFCIKRFTKNNFFVEKNPTIVNFPITNVDLREYLTEEAQATEKHTTYDLVANVVHDGKPTEGAYRIHVLHHGTGKWYEMQDLQVTDILPQMITLSEAYIQIWKRREGDDDTNNHTGA